A genomic segment from Fodinicola acaciae encodes:
- a CDS encoding exo-beta-N-acetylmuramidase NamZ family protein — protein sequence MAGLGRRAVLGAAVGGAVGVTGAVAAPALPAAAGLPGWGRVRTGAEVAAAANWSMFAGQKLGVISNPTGVLPDYSHIVDSMVTNKKLTIAGVFGPEHGFRGSAQAGGSEGTGTDARTGLTVYDAYGANINKFKTLFDKAGVETVIFDIQDVGARFYTYIWTLYNSMAAAAATGRKYVVLDRPNPVGGEADGPLMRPGFTSGVGLKQIVQRHGMTVGELARFYDGEFLQAEVGAKLGKNLSVIRCTGWRANMLATETGVPWVPPSPNMPTQQTAQVYVGTCYFEAVPLSEGRGTTRPFEFIGSPDLDYKFGDRLNARKLPGVRFREAYFVPSFEDQAGKTCAGVEVTVTDPHRFRAIETAVAMLIEARKYPNFSWVHSGSQYWLDLLSGSDRLRSQIDAGAEVAEIVASWKPEVAAFNRQRAPYLLYGGRSR from the coding sequence ATGGCAGGACTGGGTCGAAGGGCCGTGCTCGGCGCAGCGGTCGGTGGCGCGGTCGGCGTCACCGGTGCGGTCGCCGCGCCGGCGTTGCCGGCGGCCGCCGGGTTGCCCGGCTGGGGACGCGTACGCACCGGAGCGGAGGTCGCGGCCGCCGCCAACTGGTCGATGTTCGCCGGGCAGAAGCTCGGCGTGATCTCCAACCCGACCGGCGTGCTGCCGGACTACAGCCACATCGTCGACTCGATGGTCACCAACAAGAAGCTGACCATCGCCGGAGTTTTCGGTCCGGAGCACGGTTTCCGCGGCAGCGCGCAGGCCGGCGGCTCGGAGGGGACCGGCACCGACGCGCGGACCGGACTGACCGTCTACGACGCGTACGGCGCCAACATCAACAAGTTCAAGACGCTCTTCGACAAGGCCGGCGTCGAGACGGTCATCTTCGACATCCAGGATGTCGGCGCCCGTTTTTACACCTATATCTGGACTCTCTACAACTCGATGGCCGCGGCCGCCGCGACCGGGCGGAAATACGTCGTCCTCGACCGGCCGAACCCGGTCGGCGGCGAGGCCGACGGTCCGTTGATGCGACCGGGGTTCACCTCCGGCGTGGGCCTCAAACAGATCGTGCAGCGCCACGGCATGACCGTCGGCGAGTTGGCGCGGTTCTACGACGGTGAGTTCCTGCAGGCCGAAGTCGGCGCGAAACTCGGAAAGAACCTGTCGGTGATCCGGTGCACCGGCTGGCGCGCCAACATGCTCGCCACCGAGACCGGCGTGCCGTGGGTCCCGCCGTCGCCGAACATGCCGACGCAGCAAACCGCGCAGGTGTACGTCGGCACCTGCTATTTCGAAGCCGTACCGCTGTCCGAAGGTCGCGGCACCACCCGGCCGTTCGAGTTCATCGGCTCGCCGGACCTGGACTACAAGTTCGGCGACCGGCTCAACGCCAGGAAACTGCCGGGCGTACGCTTCCGCGAGGCCTACTTCGTGCCGAGTTTCGAGGACCAGGCGGGCAAAACCTGCGCCGGTGTGGAGGTCACGGTGACCGACCCGCACCGTTTCCGCGCGATCGAGACGGCGGTCGCGATGCTGATCGAGGCGCGGAAATACCCGAACTTCAGCTGGGTGCACAGCGGCAGCCAGTACTGGCTCGATCTGTTGTCCGGCTCGGACCGGCTGCGCTCGCAGATCGACGCCGGCGCGGAGGTGGCCGAGATCGTCGCCTCCTGGAAACCCGAGGTCGCCGCTTTCAACCGACAGCGCGCGCCGTACCTACTCTACGGAGGACGGTCTCGATGA
- a CDS encoding endonuclease/exonuclease/phosphatase family protein, with amino-acid sequence MKRAAVFLLSLLIVVGLAPASASAHGFSVPLRVLSYNIHAGAGEDNVYDLSRTAAAIASTHADVVGLQEVDVHWGARSNWDDTATALGRRLHMFVRFAPIYSLDPPAAGQPRREFGVAILSRYPIVSFTNHELTRLSTQEPNPTPKPAPGFGEAVIATPGTLVHAYVTHLDYRSDPAVRRMQVADTLKILAEDRKNARQLLIGDFNAAPTAPEIAPLWTRLTDTYGTAAGFTYPAGTPTIRIDYVAASAGITARHAVVPDSFLATTASDHRPMLADLSVPVGGL; translated from the coding sequence GTGAAACGCGCCGCCGTTTTCCTGCTGTCACTGCTGATTGTCGTCGGCCTGGCGCCGGCGAGCGCGTCGGCGCACGGGTTTTCCGTGCCGTTGCGGGTGTTGTCTTACAACATCCACGCCGGCGCGGGCGAGGACAACGTCTATGACCTGTCGCGTACGGCGGCGGCGATCGCGTCGACGCACGCCGATGTCGTTGGCCTGCAAGAGGTTGACGTGCACTGGGGTGCGCGCAGCAACTGGGACGACACCGCCACCGCACTCGGCCGCCGGCTGCACATGTTCGTACGGTTCGCGCCGATCTACTCGCTCGACCCACCGGCCGCCGGTCAGCCGCGGCGCGAGTTCGGCGTGGCGATCCTGTCGCGCTATCCGATCGTCTCGTTCACCAACCACGAGCTGACCAGGCTGTCGACGCAGGAGCCGAATCCGACGCCGAAACCGGCGCCCGGTTTCGGCGAGGCGGTGATCGCGACGCCGGGCACGCTGGTGCACGCGTACGTGACGCATCTGGACTATCGCTCGGACCCGGCCGTACGCCGGATGCAGGTCGCCGACACGCTGAAAATCCTTGCCGAGGACCGGAAAAACGCGCGGCAGCTGCTGATCGGCGACTTCAACGCCGCGCCGACCGCACCGGAGATCGCTCCACTGTGGACGCGGCTCACCGACACCTACGGCACGGCCGCCGGCTTCACCTATCCGGCCGGCACACCGACGATCCGGATCGACTACGTGGCCGCCTCGGCCGGCATCACGGCGCGGCACGCGGTCGTCCCGGACAGCTTTCTGGCGACAACGGCGTCCGATCACCGGCCGATGCTCGCCGACCTTTCCGTACCAGTGGGAGGATTGTGA
- a CDS encoding glycoside hydrolase family 3 protein has product MFRAGFVLSNNKIRRPVAVVAALAALPLTGAAATSHTPTAVAMSAIGHMTLEEKVGQLFTTHVYGRTVDSADPDNVKEFGLATPREIVQKYHLGGILYFAWTHSVDSPQQAAGLSNGLQRAAIGSGAHLPLLISIDQEGGIVARIGPPATQFPGNMATGAGRSATDARTTARIQGQELKAVGVTQDFAPVADVNVNPLNPVIGVRSFGSDPQLVSSMVSAQVTGYQRDARISATAKHFPGHGDTAVDSHYGFPVINHTRQQWEQIDAPPFKAAIASGIDAIMTAHIQVPALDNSGDPATLSKPILTGILRGELGFRGVIATDSLGMAGVRQKYGDARVPVLALKAGVDMLLNPPDLDVAYNAVLAAVRSGELTESRIDQSVFRILLLKLKQGVLTRPYVDASRVPQVVGTPAHLAAAQAITDRTVTAIKNDAKLLPLTTGARKVLVTGWGASTLPALAGALGKRGATTRVVETGATPADTSIATAVDAAQGSDLTVVLTMKAFDTKVTNPTGTPTDPDGRQQKLVHHLIATGKPVVVVAVRDPYDIAYLTEAQTYLATFSYGAGSMESLARVLFGEVRPAGKLPVAIPTAGDVDKPLYPYGLGLSW; this is encoded by the coding sequence TTGTTCCGCGCTGGTTTTGTGCTGTCCAACAACAAAATCCGGCGGCCGGTCGCGGTGGTGGCCGCGCTGGCCGCGTTGCCGCTGACCGGTGCCGCGGCGACCTCGCACACGCCGACCGCGGTCGCGATGTCCGCAATTGGCCACATGACGCTGGAAGAAAAGGTCGGCCAGCTTTTCACGACGCACGTGTACGGTCGCACCGTCGACTCCGCCGATCCGGACAACGTCAAGGAGTTCGGCCTCGCGACGCCGCGCGAGATCGTGCAGAAATACCACCTTGGCGGCATTCTCTACTTCGCCTGGACGCACAGCGTCGACAGTCCGCAGCAGGCCGCCGGTCTGTCCAACGGACTGCAGCGGGCGGCGATCGGCTCCGGCGCGCACCTGCCGCTGCTGATCTCGATCGACCAGGAAGGCGGCATCGTCGCCCGGATCGGACCGCCGGCGACGCAGTTTCCCGGCAACATGGCCACCGGCGCCGGACGCAGTGCCACCGACGCGCGTACGACCGCGCGGATCCAGGGCCAGGAGCTGAAGGCCGTCGGCGTCACACAGGACTTCGCGCCGGTCGCCGACGTCAACGTCAACCCGCTCAACCCGGTGATCGGCGTACGCTCCTTCGGATCCGACCCGCAGCTGGTGTCGTCGATGGTGTCCGCTCAGGTCACCGGATATCAGCGAGACGCGCGGATTTCCGCCACCGCCAAGCACTTCCCCGGGCACGGCGACACCGCGGTCGACAGCCATTACGGCTTTCCGGTCATCAACCACACGCGCCAACAGTGGGAACAGATCGACGCTCCGCCGTTCAAGGCGGCGATCGCCAGCGGCATCGACGCGATCATGACCGCGCACATCCAGGTGCCGGCGCTGGACAACTCCGGCGATCCGGCCACGCTGTCCAAGCCGATCCTGACCGGCATCCTGCGCGGTGAGCTCGGTTTCCGCGGCGTGATCGCCACCGACTCGCTCGGAATGGCCGGCGTACGGCAGAAATACGGCGATGCGCGCGTGCCGGTGCTGGCCCTGAAAGCCGGCGTCGACATGCTGTTGAACCCGCCGGACCTGGACGTGGCGTACAACGCCGTGCTGGCCGCCGTACGCTCCGGCGAGCTCACCGAGAGCCGGATCGACCAGTCGGTTTTCCGCATCCTGCTGCTGAAACTCAAGCAGGGCGTGCTGACCCGGCCGTACGTGGACGCCTCGCGCGTGCCGCAGGTGGTCGGCACGCCGGCGCATCTGGCGGCCGCGCAGGCGATCACCGATCGCACGGTCACGGCGATCAAGAACGACGCGAAGCTGTTGCCGCTGACAACCGGCGCCCGCAAGGTCCTGGTGACCGGCTGGGGTGCGAGCACGCTGCCGGCTTTGGCTGGTGCGCTTGGAAAACGCGGTGCCACGACGCGGGTCGTGGAGACCGGCGCGACACCTGCCGACACGTCGATCGCCACCGCCGTCGATGCCGCGCAGGGGTCAGATCTCACCGTTGTGCTGACCATGAAGGCGTTCGACACGAAGGTCACCAATCCGACCGGTACGCCGACCGATCCCGATGGCCGGCAACAAAAGTTGGTCCATCACCTGATCGCGACCGGTAAGCCGGTCGTCGTGGTGGCGGTGCGCGATCCGTACGACATCGCGTATCTCACCGAGGCGCAGACCTATCTGGCCACCTTCTCCTATGGCGCCGGGTCGATGGAATCACTCGCCCGCGTGCTGTTCGGCGAGGTCAGGCCGGCCGGCAAGCTGCCGGTCGCGATCCCGACCGCCGGCGACGTCGACAAGCCGCTCTATCCCTACGGTCTTGGACTCTCATGGTGA
- a CDS encoding FAD-dependent oxidoreductase, producing the protein MKERLVVIGGDAGGMAAASQARRMRGPEELEIVALERGDYTSYSACGIPYWVGDQVAAGPGSLVARDPQTFRDKFAVDVRLRHRVTSIDLSAGLVGVSDDGTGAELALPYDHLMIATGAEPVRPPWFTRQIEDEVDGIHFAQTLPQGADLRDDLEVVPGGRAVICGGGYIGVEIADALLRRGMDVTVVQRSAEIMTALDPDIAAELRVAMEKAGVTVRTGNAATGVKHRDGRVAAVLLEDGTEDGTELAADLVVLGLGVRPRTSIAATAGLELGVSGGLVTDEQQRVRRAGQVLERVYAAGDCTEVWHRVLGRHAFIPLGTHANKQSRVAGITIGGGAASFAGAVGTAITGFWSGDIEVEVGRTGLSCRELSAEGRPYVEATIHGTAISGYMPSPPSVTCRLVADPASGVILGGQLIGGRGVAKRIDAVSLAVWHKLAAADLVDADLGYCPPLSPTWDPIQIAARKLLAKLG; encoded by the coding sequence ATGAAAGAGCGTCTGGTGGTCATCGGCGGCGACGCCGGAGGCATGGCGGCGGCCTCGCAGGCGCGCCGGATGCGCGGACCGGAGGAGCTGGAGATCGTCGCGCTGGAGCGCGGCGACTACACCTCATACTCCGCGTGCGGCATTCCGTACTGGGTCGGCGACCAGGTCGCCGCCGGCCCCGGCTCGCTGGTCGCGCGCGATCCGCAGACGTTCCGCGACAAGTTCGCCGTGGACGTACGGCTGCGCCACCGCGTCACCAGCATCGACCTGTCCGCCGGCCTGGTCGGCGTGAGCGACGACGGCACCGGTGCCGAGCTGGCGCTGCCGTACGACCATCTGATGATCGCGACCGGCGCCGAGCCGGTCCGGCCGCCGTGGTTCACCCGGCAGATCGAGGACGAGGTCGACGGCATCCACTTCGCGCAGACGCTGCCGCAGGGCGCCGACCTGCGCGACGACCTCGAGGTGGTGCCCGGAGGCCGCGCGGTGATCTGCGGCGGCGGCTACATCGGCGTCGAGATCGCCGACGCGCTGCTGCGCCGCGGCATGGACGTGACGGTCGTCCAGCGCTCCGCCGAGATCATGACGGCGTTGGATCCGGACATCGCCGCCGAGCTGCGCGTCGCGATGGAGAAGGCCGGCGTGACCGTACGCACCGGAAACGCGGCGACCGGCGTCAAGCACCGCGACGGCCGGGTCGCCGCCGTGCTTCTTGAGGACGGCACCGAGGACGGCACCGAGCTGGCCGCCGACCTGGTCGTGCTCGGCCTCGGCGTGCGTCCACGCACGTCCATCGCCGCGACGGCCGGCCTGGAGCTCGGCGTGTCCGGTGGTCTGGTGACCGACGAGCAGCAGCGCGTACGCCGTGCCGGTCAGGTCCTCGAGCGGGTCTACGCGGCCGGCGACTGCACCGAGGTCTGGCACCGCGTACTCGGGCGGCACGCGTTCATCCCGCTCGGCACGCACGCCAACAAGCAGTCACGGGTCGCCGGCATCACCATCGGCGGCGGCGCGGCGTCCTTCGCCGGCGCGGTCGGCACGGCCATCACCGGCTTCTGGAGCGGCGACATCGAGGTGGAGGTCGGCCGCACCGGCCTGAGCTGCCGCGAGCTCAGCGCCGAGGGCCGGCCGTACGTGGAGGCCACCATCCACGGCACCGCGATCTCCGGCTACATGCCGTCGCCGCCGTCGGTGACCTGCCGCCTGGTCGCCGACCCCGCGAGCGGCGTCATCCTCGGCGGCCAGCTCATCGGCGGCCGCGGCGTCGCCAAGCGGATCGACGCGGTCTCGCTGGCTGTCTGGCACAAGCTGGCCGCCGCCGACCTGGTCGACGCCGACCTGGGTTACTGCCCGCCGCTGTCGCCGACCTGGGACCCGATCCAGATCGCCGCCCGCAAGCTGCTGGCCAAGCTCGGCTAG
- the rpmF gene encoding 50S ribosomal protein L32 has translation MASSGFRRKSRSRTKSRRAHWKATAPAVTTCAECGNARRPHHACPHCGTYQGRTAV, from the coding sequence ATGGCATCTTCCGGTTTCCGGAGAAAATCCCGATCCAGAACGAAAAGCCGGCGCGCACACTGGAAGGCCACCGCGCCGGCCGTGACGACGTGCGCCGAGTGCGGCAACGCCAGGCGACCGCACCACGCCTGCCCGCACTGCGGCACCTACCAAGGCCGCACCGCGGTCTGA
- the fbaA gene encoding class II fructose-bisphosphate aldolase, with translation MPVATPEVYAEMFDRAKDGSFAYPAINVTSSQTLNAAIRGFAEAESDGIVQVSTGGAEYLSGPTVKDMVTGATALAEYAHVVAKQYGVNIALHTDHCPKDKLDGFVRPLLAISAERVKNGQEPLFQSHMWDGSAVPLEENLEIAKELLAQAAAAKIILEIEVGVVGGEEDGVANEINEKLYTTADDGLKTVEALGTGEHGRYLTALTFGNVHGVYKPGNVKLRPEILNEIQQAVGQKVGKDKPFDLVFHGGSGSLPEEISAAVSYGVVKMNVDTDTQYAFTRPVVEHMFRNYDGVLKIDGEVGNKKQYDPRAWGKSAEAGMAARVVEACQNLNSAGTSLKK, from the coding sequence ATGCCTGTCGCCACGCCCGAGGTCTACGCGGAGATGTTCGACCGCGCGAAGGACGGCTCCTTCGCGTATCCGGCGATCAACGTCACCTCGTCGCAGACGCTCAACGCCGCCATCCGCGGCTTCGCCGAGGCCGAGAGCGACGGCATCGTGCAGGTGTCGACCGGCGGCGCCGAATACCTCTCCGGCCCGACCGTCAAGGACATGGTGACCGGAGCGACCGCGCTCGCAGAGTACGCGCACGTGGTGGCCAAGCAGTATGGGGTCAACATCGCGCTGCACACGGACCACTGTCCGAAGGACAAGCTCGACGGGTTCGTACGGCCGCTGCTGGCGATCTCCGCCGAGCGCGTCAAGAACGGCCAGGAGCCGCTGTTCCAGTCGCACATGTGGGACGGCTCCGCGGTGCCGCTCGAGGAGAACCTGGAGATCGCCAAGGAGCTGCTGGCGCAGGCCGCCGCGGCCAAGATCATCCTGGAGATCGAGGTCGGCGTGGTCGGCGGCGAGGAGGACGGCGTCGCCAACGAGATCAACGAAAAGCTCTACACCACGGCCGACGACGGCCTCAAGACCGTCGAGGCGCTGGGCACCGGCGAGCACGGCCGCTATCTGACCGCGCTCACCTTCGGCAACGTGCACGGCGTCTACAAGCCGGGCAACGTCAAGCTGCGGCCGGAGATCCTCAACGAGATCCAGCAGGCGGTCGGCCAGAAGGTCGGCAAGGACAAGCCGTTCGACCTGGTCTTCCACGGCGGCTCCGGATCGCTGCCGGAGGAGATCTCGGCCGCGGTCAGCTACGGCGTGGTGAAGATGAACGTCGACACCGACACGCAGTACGCCTTCACCAGGCCGGTCGTCGAGCACATGTTCCGCAACTACGACGGCGTGCTCAAGATCGACGGCGAGGTCGGCAACAAGAAGCAGTACGACCCGCGCGCGTGGGGTAAGTCGGCCGAGGCCGGCATGGCGGCCCGGGTCGTCGAGGCCTGCCAGAACCTCAACTCCGCGGGGACCTCGTTGAAGAAGTAG
- a CDS encoding sigma factor-like helix-turn-helix DNA-binding protein: protein MRKPETEQLYADEFRVFLENRYAVLLRFGYLLTGDLAEAEELLDSVLANARRHWHFVRYAGAEVHVRKRLLTLALASWWRVLLGSRRKKYAPPRAEVTAPDDETAAMWQRLAGLPRLQRAILVLQYDENLPLPGISEIVGLPPKRITRLATEALHRLETA from the coding sequence GTGCGCAAACCGGAGACGGAGCAGCTCTACGCGGACGAGTTCCGGGTCTTCCTGGAAAACCGCTATGCCGTGCTGCTCCGTTTCGGCTATCTGCTGACCGGCGACCTCGCCGAGGCCGAGGAGCTGCTCGACTCGGTGCTCGCCAACGCGCGCCGCCACTGGCATTTCGTCCGCTATGCCGGCGCGGAGGTGCACGTACGCAAGCGGCTGCTGACCCTCGCGCTGGCCTCCTGGTGGCGGGTTTTGCTCGGCAGCAGGCGAAAGAAGTACGCGCCGCCGCGCGCCGAGGTCACCGCGCCGGACGACGAGACGGCCGCGATGTGGCAGCGGCTCGCCGGCCTGCCACGGCTGCAACGCGCCATCTTGGTGTTGCAGTATGACGAAAACCTGCCACTGCCGGGGATCAGCGAGATCGTCGGCCTGCCGCCGAAGCGGATCACCAGGCTGGCCACCGAGGCACTCCACCGGCTGGAAACGGCATGA
- a CDS encoding TetR/AcrR family transcriptional regulator — protein MTRRPRADATRNREHLLVAATRLFASAETEPSMRAIANEAGVGIATLYRHFPTRESLVDAVYRGQVSRLTASAGELLTHLDPPAALRRWMDLFGDWIATKNGMLDTLLAMIESGEIAHAHTRTELLAAIDHILEAGRTSGELRADVSAEDIAAALIGIFTVAGSPERAAMAARLLNLLMDGLQTDH, from the coding sequence GTGACCCGGAGGCCCCGCGCCGACGCGACCCGCAACCGCGAACACCTGCTGGTCGCCGCGACCCGCTTGTTCGCTTCGGCCGAGACCGAGCCGTCGATGCGCGCGATCGCCAACGAGGCCGGGGTCGGCATCGCCACTCTTTACCGGCACTTCCCCACCCGCGAGTCGCTGGTCGACGCGGTCTACCGGGGCCAGGTCTCGCGGCTCACCGCAAGTGCCGGCGAGCTGCTCACTCACCTCGACCCGCCGGCAGCGCTGCGGCGCTGGATGGACCTGTTCGGAGACTGGATCGCGACCAAGAACGGCATGCTCGACACGTTGCTCGCGATGATCGAATCCGGCGAGATCGCACATGCTCACACCCGGACCGAGCTGCTCGCGGCCATCGACCACATCCTCGAGGCGGGCCGTACGAGCGGAGAACTCCGAGCCGACGTTTCCGCCGAAGACATCGCCGCCGCTCTCATCGGCATCTTCACCGTGGCCGGCTCACCGGAGCGTGCGGCGATGGCGGCTCGCCTGCTCAACCTCCTGATGGACGGACTGCAGACAGACCACTAG
- a CDS encoding NADP-dependent oxidoreductase: MNESSIATGRAVQFESFGGPEALSIREVPVPRAGLGQIRVRVTAAGLNPMDWFMTSDAETAARFGLSLPCGFGTDYAGVVDQVGDGVSDFVVGDRVFGGALSRAVADYVVVDVAGTIVDGGEAHRTPDGLDDRTAATLTIASRTAAAALAVVNPGAGDTVLIGGAGGGVGVFAVQLARRTGARVIGTGSATSADALRALGAEPVAYGDGLVDRVRTLAPAGVTAAMDLHGTDTAYAARELGVPDERITTIAGQLDGIIPANGANAAPSAIEEIAGLVAAGRLRVPIAASFPVERIRAAVELQAGRHVHGKVVIDL; the protein is encoded by the coding sequence ATGAACGAATCGAGCATCGCCACCGGCCGGGCCGTCCAGTTTGAGTCATTCGGCGGACCGGAGGCACTGAGCATCCGCGAAGTGCCCGTGCCACGCGCCGGCTTGGGGCAGATCCGCGTGCGGGTCACCGCGGCCGGCCTGAACCCGATGGACTGGTTCATGACCTCTGACGCGGAGACCGCCGCGCGATTCGGCTTGAGCCTGCCGTGCGGCTTCGGCACCGACTATGCCGGGGTCGTGGATCAGGTCGGCGACGGTGTCAGCGACTTCGTGGTCGGTGACCGGGTCTTTGGTGGCGCCCTGTCGCGCGCGGTCGCGGACTACGTCGTGGTGGATGTGGCGGGGACCATCGTGGACGGCGGCGAGGCGCACCGCACTCCTGACGGCCTCGACGACCGCACCGCTGCCACCCTGACGATTGCCAGCCGTACGGCAGCCGCGGCTCTCGCCGTGGTCAACCCGGGCGCGGGCGACACCGTACTCATCGGCGGCGCGGGAGGCGGAGTCGGCGTGTTCGCCGTCCAGCTCGCGCGCCGCACTGGCGCGCGAGTGATCGGCACGGGGTCGGCGACCTCGGCCGATGCCCTGCGAGCCCTGGGGGCCGAGCCGGTCGCCTATGGGGACGGTCTGGTCGACCGGGTCCGCACGCTGGCTCCCGCCGGCGTCACCGCGGCCATGGACCTGCACGGGACGGACACGGCGTACGCGGCGCGCGAGCTTGGCGTGCCGGACGAGCGCATCACCACCATCGCCGGCCAGCTCGACGGCATCATCCCGGCTAACGGTGCCAACGCAGCGCCGAGCGCCATCGAAGAGATCGCTGGGCTGGTCGCGGCGGGACGGCTCCGGGTGCCGATCGCGGCAAGCTTTCCGGTCGAGCGGATCCGTGCGGCGGTCGAGCTTCAGGCCGGACGGCACGTGCACGGCAAGGTCGTCATCGACCTCTAG
- a CDS encoding heat shock protein transcriptional repressor HspR, which yields MADDVIGVPEDAKVFVISVAAQLAGMHPQTLRQYDRLGLVQPGRTAGGGRRYSTRDVALLRSISRLSQEDGVNLAGIKRIIDLENQVAALQERVHELVVELEAAHREVAEVQAAVHASYRRDLVPLNQNALVVWKPKRR from the coding sequence ATGGCTGACGATGTCATCGGCGTGCCGGAAGACGCCAAGGTCTTCGTCATCTCGGTGGCCGCGCAACTGGCCGGCATGCATCCGCAGACGCTGAGACAGTATGACCGGCTCGGGCTCGTGCAGCCGGGCCGGACGGCCGGCGGCGGTCGCCGCTACAGCACCCGTGACGTGGCGCTGTTGCGGTCGATTTCCCGGCTGTCGCAGGAAGACGGCGTCAACCTGGCCGGCATCAAGCGGATCATCGACCTGGAAAACCAGGTGGCCGCGCTGCAGGAACGCGTGCACGAGCTGGTCGTCGAGCTGGAGGCCGCGCACCGCGAGGTCGCCGAGGTGCAGGCCGCCGTACACGCGTCATACCGGCGCGATCTGGTGCCGCTCAACCAAAACGCCCTGGTCGTCTGGAAGCCCAAACGACGGTAG
- the dnaJ gene encoding molecular chaperone DnaJ: protein MSARDWLEKDFYKALGVSKKASQDEIKKAYRALARDLHPDKNPGNVEAERRFKEVSEAYGVLSDPVKRKEYDEARSLFGAGAFRRQAGDTGGFGGGMPFDLSDLLRGAGGGAGPTAGPAGGGLGDLFGSVFGGGGRASGPNRGGDIEAEATLNFDEAAHGVTLPLTLNSPGVCDTCHGSGAKPGTTPRTCPVCHGSGLVSRDQGAFSFSEPCRECQGAGTVVDEKCPTCRGTGGVTKTRTLNVRIPPGVTDGQRIRIRGKGMPGRRGGPPGDLFVIAHVRKHELFGRTGDDLTLKVPVTFPEAAMGTSIRVPTLDGAVTVKVPAGTPSGRTLRVRGRGVSKPKGGVGDLLITIDVVIPKNLSEEAKQALKAYAELTDEDPRTNLEREVNRHG from the coding sequence GTGAGTGCGAGGGACTGGCTGGAAAAGGACTTCTACAAGGCGCTGGGCGTCTCCAAGAAGGCCAGTCAGGACGAGATCAAGAAGGCCTATCGCGCACTCGCGCGCGACCTGCATCCGGACAAGAACCCCGGAAACGTGGAGGCCGAGCGCCGGTTCAAGGAGGTCTCCGAGGCCTACGGCGTGCTGTCGGATCCGGTCAAGCGCAAGGAATACGACGAGGCACGGTCGCTGTTCGGCGCCGGCGCTTTTCGCCGGCAGGCCGGCGACACCGGCGGTTTCGGCGGCGGCATGCCGTTCGACCTGTCCGACCTGCTGCGCGGTGCCGGCGGTGGTGCCGGTCCGACGGCCGGTCCGGCCGGCGGCGGACTCGGCGACCTGTTCGGCTCGGTCTTCGGCGGCGGCGGCCGCGCGTCCGGTCCCAACCGAGGCGGTGACATCGAGGCCGAGGCCACGCTCAACTTCGACGAAGCCGCGCACGGCGTCACGCTGCCGCTCACGCTGAACTCGCCGGGAGTCTGCGACACCTGCCACGGCTCCGGCGCGAAACCCGGCACCACGCCGCGCACCTGTCCGGTCTGCCACGGCAGCGGGTTGGTGAGCCGTGACCAGGGTGCGTTCAGCTTTTCCGAGCCGTGCCGCGAATGTCAGGGTGCCGGCACAGTGGTGGACGAGAAGTGTCCAACCTGCCGAGGGACCGGCGGCGTCACCAAGACCCGCACGCTCAACGTACGGATCCCGCCGGGTGTCACCGACGGCCAGCGGATCCGGATCCGCGGCAAGGGAATGCCGGGCCGGCGCGGCGGTCCGCCCGGCGACCTGTTCGTCATCGCGCACGTACGCAAGCACGAGCTGTTCGGCCGCACCGGCGACGACCTGACCCTGAAGGTGCCGGTCACGTTTCCGGAGGCGGCGATGGGGACGTCGATCCGCGTGCCGACCCTCGACGGCGCCGTCACCGTCAAGGTGCCGGCCGGCACGCCGAGCGGGCGTACGCTTCGCGTGCGCGGCCGCGGCGTGTCCAAGCCGAAAGGCGGCGTCGGCGATCTGCTGATCACCATCGACGTGGTGATCCCGAAAAACCTGTCTGAGGAAGCCAAACAGGCCCTCAAGGCGTACGCGGAGCTCACCGACGAGGACCCGCGGACCAACCTGGAGCGTGAGGTGAACCGCCATGGCTGA